The Ziziphus jujuba cultivar Dongzao chromosome 7, ASM3175591v1 genome includes a region encoding these proteins:
- the LOC107433458 gene encoding protein FAR1-RELATED SEQUENCE 5-like: MSVEQLEANSDCRPVEDISLLSHSKSVDDVYIPQVSENCKPKVGQEFELINGAHEFYIKYAKEAGFNVRSSSTKKCKDTNEVVRKEFVYFKEGVFFIKDGERKRCRRMTKENRKAKLAVVMSKMGKFVITFSAANVPTHQQISVLEFEAGGIENIGCTKKDIYNHEAKVRNELRGQDAELLKEYFLTKQEKDPCFFFKIDVNDDGKFKRCFWIDLVSKRACGCFGDVVVFDTTYNTNQYGMIFAPLVRVNNHGQTVLFACTFLSDERTESFVWLLELLKDSMPTNNPKMIITDQDPTMTKAIAQNLLNKFYRYCNWHILEKFSTY; encoded by the exons ATGAGTGTAGAACAGTTGGAAGCAAATTCAGATTGTAGACCAGTTGAAGACATATCCTTGCTGTCACATTCAAAATCCGTGGATGATGTTTACATTCCCCAAGTGTCCGAAAACTGCAAACCAAAGGTTGGACAAGAGTTTGAATTGATAAATGGGGCACATGAGTTCTACATTAAATATGCAAAAGAGGCGGGGTTTAATGTTCGTAGTAGTTCAACTAAGAAATGTAAAGATACGAATGAAGTTGTCAGGAAAGAATTTGTGTATTTTAAGGAAGGAGTATTTTTTATAAAGGACGGTGAGAGAAAAAGATGTCGAAGGATGACAAAAGAAAATCGTAAAGCTAAACTTGCCGTGGTTATGTCAAAAATGGGGAAATTTGTCATCACt TTTTCAGCAGCAAATGTGCCAACTCATCAACAAATAAGCgttcttgaatttgaagctgGAGGTATCGAGAATATTGGGTGTACAAAGAAGGATATATATAACCATGAAGCTAAGGTGCGGAATGAATTAAGAGGACAAGATGCAGAACTATTAAAGGAATATTTCCTAACTAAGCAAGAAAAGGATCCatgcttcttttttaaaatagatgtaAATGATGATGGTAAATTTAAGCGTTGTTTTTGGATTGATTTGGTGTCTAAAAGAGCTTGTGGATGTTTTGGTGATGTAGTTGTATTTGATACAACTTACAACACTAATCAATATGGTATGATATTTGCACCCTTGGTGAGGGTGAACAATCATGGTCAAACGGTGCTTTTTGCATGTACCTTTTTAAGTGATGAAAGAACGGAATCATTTGTTTGGTTGTTGGAGCTATTAAAGGATAGCATGCCGACTAACAACCCAAAGATGATCATTACCGATCAAGATCCTACAATGACAAAGGCTATAGCTCAGAACTTACTGAATAAATTTTATAGGTATTGTAATTGGCACATACTTGAGAAATTCTCTACGTATTAA